Proteins encoded in a region of the Thermodesulfobacteriota bacterium genome:
- a CDS encoding HAMP domain-containing protein translates to MSEDRPAPGKKTFAFRPRNIALRAAIYSWLLVIASLLLYLALALPYQKRVIIGNMGSEARNIASSISQVTATAIVAEDYSSAIEHCMKVLKDSDSLLYVIITRNDGFSLVHTRKEWYQDQLEGEWRAPSASREASGGFRRSGIVDREVFNFSVPFGYSGIDWGWIHIGLSLEKYRADLRDLYIRTLVLIGVCVLITLAASLVFSRKLTRPIHTLDRITRRVAAGDLDARADVRTGDELESLADSFNRMTEGLRESRRELLLAQEYTEDVIRSLNDALVVVDAEGVIIRANAATLDLLGYPEEEILGLPIARILGEPDSVVRELLAGTARSGKDPAAMV, encoded by the coding sequence ATGAGCGAAGATCGGCCGGCGCCGGGGAAAAAGACGTTCGCCTTCCGCCCGCGCAATATCGCCCTGCGGGCGGCGATCTACTCGTGGCTCCTGGTGATCGCGTCGCTCCTGCTGTACCTCGCGCTCGCGCTGCCGTACCAGAAGCGGGTCATCATCGGCAACATGGGCTCGGAGGCGCGCAACATCGCCTCCTCGATCAGCCAGGTGACGGCCACCGCGATCGTGGCGGAGGACTACAGCAGCGCCATCGAGCACTGCATGAAGGTGCTCAAGGACAGCGATTCGCTGCTGTACGTCATCATCACCCGCAACGACGGGTTTTCGCTCGTCCATACGCGGAAGGAGTGGTATCAGGACCAGCTCGAGGGGGAATGGAGGGCTCCATCGGCATCCCGGGAAGCCTCCGGGGGATTCCGCCGGAGCGGCATCGTGGACCGGGAGGTGTTCAACTTCTCCGTTCCGTTCGGGTATTCCGGGATCGACTGGGGATGGATCCACATCGGTCTTTCGCTCGAGAAGTACCGGGCGGACCTGCGGGACCTCTATATCCGGACGCTGGTGCTGATCGGGGTGTGCGTCCTGATCACCCTGGCGGCTTCGCTGGTCTTCTCGCGGAAGCTCACCCGGCCCATCCATACCCTCGACCGGATCACCCGGCGGGTCGCGGCGGGAGACCTCGATGCGAGGGCCGACGTCCGCACCGGCGACGAGCTGGAAAGCCTGGCCGACTCCTTCAACCGGATGACCGAGGGGCTGCGGGAATCGCGGCGGGAGCTGCTCCTGGCCCAGGAGTACACGGAGGACGTCATACGGTCCCTGAACGACGCACTGGTCGTGGTGGACGCGGAAGGCGTCATCATCCGGGCGAACGCGGCGACCCTCGACCTGCTCGGCTATCCGGAAGAGGAGATCCTCGGATTGCCCATCGCCCGGATCCTCGGCGAGCCGGATTCCGTCGTTCGGGAGCTGCTCGCCGGCACCGCCCGTTCCGGAAAGGATCCGGCGGCCATGGTCC